In Erigeron canadensis isolate Cc75 chromosome 7, C_canadensis_v1, whole genome shotgun sequence, one DNA window encodes the following:
- the LOC122607249 gene encoding argininosuccinate synthase, chloroplastic-like, giving the protein MANDKGTQASDSTNGKGLRGKLNKVVLAYSGGLDTSVIVPWLRENYGCEVVCFTANVGQGSSELEGLEAKAKASGACQLVVKDLTEEFVKDYVYPCLRAGAVYERKYLLGTSMARPVIAKAMVDVAREVGADAVAHGCTGKGNDQVRFELTFFALNPDLQVVVPWREWDITGREDAIEYAKKHNVPVPVTKKSIYSRDRNLWHLSHEGDILEDPANEAKKDMYMMSVDPEDAPDKPEYLEIGISSGIPVSIDGVELSPASLLSKLNDIGGRHGIGRIDMVENRLVGMKSRGVYETPGGTILAVACRELESLTLDREAIQFKDTMALKYAELVYAGRWFDPLRESMDAFMENITKTTTGSVRLKLYKGSVIVASRKSPNSLYREDISSFESGQIYNQADAAGFIRLYGLPMRVRAMLEKEQAKK; this is encoded by the exons ATGGCCAATGACAAGGGAACACAAGCATCAGATTCTACTAACGGAAAAGGTCTACGTGGGAAGTTAAACAAAGTTGTTTTAGCTTATAGTGGTGGCTTAGATACCTCAGTCATTGTTCCTTGGCTAAG GGAGAATTATGGTTGTGAAGTTGTCTGCTTTACTGCTAACGTTGGTCAA GGGTCATCAGAACTGGAAGGTCTTGAAGCAAAGGCCAAGGCGAGTGGAGCCTGTCAGTTAGTGGTTAAAGATTTGACGGAGGAATTTGTGAAAGACTATGTATACCCTTGTTTGCGAGCCGGTGCAGTCTATGAGAGAAAGTACTTGTTAGGAACCTCTATGGCCCGACCTGTAATTGCAAAG GCCATGGTGGATGTGGCTAGAGAAGTTGGAGCAGATGCTGTTGCCCATGGATGCACAGGAAAGGGAAATGATCAG GTGCGTTTTGAGCTCACATTCTTTGCTCTTAATCCTGATCTCCAAGTTGTGGTTCCTTGGAGAGAATGGGATATAACTGGAAGAGAAGATGCAATTGAATATGCCAAGAAACACAATGTGCCTGTTCCAGTCACAAAGAAATCGATATATAGCAGAGACCGGAACCTATGGCACCTCAGTCACGAG GGAGACATCTTGGAAGATCCGGCAAATGAAGCCAAGAAAGACATGTACATGATGTCTGTTGACCCAGAGGATGCACCTGATAAACCCGA GTACCTTGAAATAGGTATATCTTCTGGGATTCCCGTATCAATTGATGGTGTGGAACTCTCCCCTGCATCTCTTCTCTCCAAGCTCAACGACATCGGAGGCCGACATGGTATTGGTCGAATTGATATGGTGGAAAACCGGCTAGTTGGTATGAAAAGCCGTGGGGTCTATGAGACTCCTGGTGGAACTATTCTAGCCGTCGCGTGCCGTGAACTTGAGTCACTTACTCTTGACCGAGAAGCGATTCAGTTTAAAGACACCATGGCCCTTAAATACGCTGAGTTAGTCTATGCAGGAAGGTGGTTTGACCCGCTCCGGGAATCAATGGATGCATTCATGGAGAATATCACCAAAACGACCACCGGTTCAGTGAGGCTCAAACTGTACAAGGGGTCGGTCATAGTTGCGAGCCGGAAGAGCCCAAATAGTCTATACAGGGAGGACATTTCTTCTTTTGAAAGTGGACAGATATACAATCAGGCGGATGCTGCTGGATTTATAAGGTTGTATGGGCTACCTATGAGGGTCAGAGCGATGCTTGAAAAAGAGCAGGCTAAAAAGTAA